A window from Candidatus Poseidoniia archaeon encodes these proteins:
- a CDS encoding CpaF family protein, giving the protein MSQGKLIAKYPNAHVIEQAGQDLLVYRVLKLNRSTSYGPLRPLLEDDNLEEVMFNNPSRPVMVYHRQHGMCVTNISMSEEEAVKVIQKIAAYVGRKIGLENLLLDGRLPDGSRVNATLPPASPGGPTLTIRKQTQDPLTFVDLIGFGTLTPRLAALLWMFVDGMGAAPCNILVSGGTASGKTSTLNVLGLFIPSQVRLITIEDVSEIQLLHEHHVQLETVNPAKSGDPELDMDALLKNTLRMRPDRLIVGEVRGPEARTLFTAMNTGHDGCMGTVHANTAQESVQRLVNPPMSVPPIMLNALHLIIMQSKLNVGGQQVRRITEVSEMAGLEGDKPRLNTIFRWDQGKGQLVETGVPSKLRERIAKAAGVSPAKFDEMARNRQKIIETLVDRGISDITQVSRVVQNYYQKLGR; this is encoded by the coding sequence ATGAGCCAGGGCAAGCTAATCGCAAAATATCCCAATGCCCACGTCATTGAGCAGGCGGGGCAGGACCTGCTGGTCTATCGCGTACTGAAACTGAACCGCTCAACCAGTTACGGGCCACTGCGACCGCTGCTCGAGGATGACAACCTGGAGGAAGTGATGTTCAACAACCCCTCCCGGCCGGTGATGGTCTACCATCGCCAGCACGGCATGTGCGTCACTAACATCAGCATGAGTGAGGAAGAGGCAGTAAAGGTAATCCAGAAAATCGCCGCCTACGTCGGGCGCAAGATTGGATTGGAAAACCTGCTTCTCGACGGGCGGCTGCCCGACGGCAGCCGCGTCAACGCCACGCTACCGCCCGCGTCGCCCGGTGGGCCGACACTCACGATTCGCAAGCAGACGCAGGACCCACTTACCTTCGTCGACCTGATAGGCTTCGGCACGCTGACGCCCCGGCTGGCGGCACTGTTGTGGATGTTCGTCGACGGGATGGGCGCCGCGCCGTGCAACATTCTGGTTTCAGGCGGCACCGCCTCTGGTAAGACCTCGACACTGAATGTGCTGGGGCTCTTCATCCCGTCACAGGTGCGGCTGATTACGATTGAGGATGTCTCCGAAATCCAGCTGCTCCATGAGCACCACGTCCAGCTGGAGACGGTCAATCCGGCCAAATCGGGTGACCCGGAACTGGACATGGACGCGCTGCTGAAGAATACGTTGCGCATGCGCCCCGACCGGCTGATTGTGGGCGAGGTGCGCGGCCCCGAGGCGCGCACGCTATTCACGGCGATGAATACTGGCCACGACGGCTGCATGGGCACGGTCCACGCCAACACCGCACAGGAGTCGGTGCAGCGGCTGGTTAACCCGCCGATGTCGGTGCCTCCCATCATGCTCAACGCGCTGCACCTGATTATCATGCAGAGCAAGCTCAACGTCGGCGGGCAACAGGTACGCCGCATCACCGAAGTTTCGGAGATGGCAGGCCTCGAGGGTGACAAGCCGCGGCTCAACACGATTTTCCGCTGGGACCAGGGCAAGGGACAACTGGTCGAGACCGGCGTCCCGAGCAAGCTGCGCGAGCGCATCGCAAAGGCAGCCGGCGTCTCGCCCGCCAAGTTCGACGAGATGGCGCGCAACCGGCAGAAAATCATCGAGACGCTGGTTGACCGCGGGATTTCCGACATCACGCAGGTCTCGCGCGTCGTGCAGAACTACTACCAGAAACTGGGCCGCTGA
- a CDS encoding 4Fe-4S binding protein, which yields MAPDKSSETESWPDGTPKHETSYVDGQRHGWETTFHPDGQRATRRRWAHGRPLPPGQQWDPHGQRLPVKPDLARDTCIFCGACVGVCPTNAMFLEFNDRDIWIDENCTDCLLCIRVCPVGALTYPAEPQRNTTRTPA from the coding sequence GTGGCCCCGGACAAGAGCAGCGAAACCGAGAGCTGGCCTGACGGCACCCCAAAGCATGAAACCAGCTACGTTGACGGCCAGCGCCACGGCTGGGAAACCACCTTCCACCCCGACGGCCAGCGCGCCACCCGCCGCCGCTGGGCGCACGGCAGGCCGCTGCCGCCCGGCCAGCAGTGGGACCCGCACGGCCAGCGCCTGCCGGTGAAGCCGGACCTGGCGCGCGACACCTGCATCTTCTGCGGCGCCTGCGTCGGCGTCTGCCCCACCAACGCCATGTTCCTCGAGTTTAATGACCGTGATATCTGGATTGACGAGAACTGTACCGACTGCCTGCTCTGCATCCGCGTCTGCCCCGTCGGCGCGCTGACCTACCCGGCCGAGCCGCAGCGCAACACCACCCGGACTCCCGCATGA
- a CDS encoding NAD(P)/FAD-dependent oxidoreductase: MADSFWEQPVASGPQPASGSRFDVIVVGGGPGGAAAAGYAALAGQRVLLLDKAIWPRDKTCGDAVGGKSLARVEELGVRSRIEASPHFSITGVLFSSPRGDELRVSRSDGQLSGYVLPRRQFDYIMFQRAVELVQQAGGAVVQGFAVREVLFDNTANGPDPGPGMGDLRRVIGVAGDTGDRASPLSFSAPLTIGAGGVRCPVATAVVQEIYDGRMVDREKLHYSAAFRQYWRNVEGATADSGPVEFHYIDGVLPGYFWIFPVGGGVCNVGFGIALRDLELHDRKLRGLQEYIINEVPRFRDRFAQAELIAGSSRGWQLPLGSPRPGEKLQPRRAFAAGAMLVGDAASLVDPFTGEGIGNALLSAKLALGHFDREEHARGFPLEAGARYQRALWKRLGYELRNSYKIQRLSRHRWLLNWFIGKARRKAELRRVLTESLMSREAQASLTSPFFLLRQLLF; encoded by the coding sequence ATGGCCGACAGTTTCTGGGAGCAGCCCGTCGCTAGCGGTCCGCAGCCCGCTTCCGGGTCGCGCTTCGACGTCATCGTTGTCGGGGGCGGTCCCGGCGGCGCGGCCGCCGCCGGCTACGCGGCGCTGGCGGGCCAGCGGGTGCTGCTGCTCGATAAGGCAATATGGCCCCGCGACAAGACCTGCGGTGACGCCGTCGGCGGGAAATCGCTCGCGCGCGTCGAGGAGCTGGGGGTGCGCTCGCGCATCGAGGCATCGCCGCACTTCAGCATCACCGGCGTGCTCTTCAGCAGCCCACGCGGCGATGAGCTGCGCGTTTCGCGGTCGGACGGCCAGCTTTCGGGCTATGTGCTGCCGCGGCGCCAGTTCGACTACATCATGTTCCAGCGCGCCGTCGAACTGGTGCAGCAGGCGGGCGGCGCGGTGGTGCAGGGCTTCGCGGTGCGCGAGGTGCTGTTCGACAACACTGCCAACGGCCCCGACCCCGGCCCCGGCATGGGGGATTTGCGGCGCGTCATCGGCGTCGCGGGCGATACTGGCGACCGCGCCAGCCCGCTTTCGTTCAGCGCGCCACTCACTATCGGCGCCGGCGGGGTGCGCTGTCCGGTCGCGACTGCGGTGGTGCAGGAGATCTACGACGGGCGCATGGTCGACCGCGAGAAGCTGCACTACAGCGCCGCCTTCCGGCAATACTGGCGCAACGTCGAGGGCGCGACCGCCGACTCAGGGCCGGTCGAGTTCCACTACATTGACGGGGTGCTGCCGGGCTACTTCTGGATTTTCCCCGTCGGTGGCGGAGTGTGCAACGTCGGCTTCGGCATCGCGCTGCGCGACCTTGAGCTGCACGACCGCAAGCTGCGCGGACTACAGGAATACATCATCAACGAGGTGCCACGCTTCCGCGACCGCTTCGCGCAGGCTGAACTGATCGCGGGGAGCAGCCGTGGCTGGCAGCTGCCGCTCGGCTCACCGCGCCCCGGCGAGAAGCTACAGCCGCGCCGCGCGTTTGCGGCCGGGGCGATGCTGGTTGGCGACGCCGCTTCGCTGGTCGACCCGTTTACCGGTGAGGGTATCGGCAACGCGCTGCTCTCGGCCAAGCTAGCGCTGGGCCACTTCGACCGCGAGGAACACGCGCGCGGTTTCCCGCTCGAGGCGGGCGCGCGCTACCAGCGCGCGCTCTGGAAGCGGCTGGGATACGAGCTGCGCAATTCCTACAAAATCCAGCGGCTGTCGCGCCACCGCTGGCTGCTCAACTGGTTCATCGGCAAGGCGCGCCGCAAGGCGGAGCTGCGGCGCGTCCTGACCGAGAGCCTGATGTCGCGCGAGGCGCAGGCATCGCTCACGAGTCCGTTCTTTTTGTTGCGTCAATTACTTTTCTAG
- a CDS encoding type II secretion system F family protein, with amino-acid sequence MGNVDEELLYAIRAMEVLLQSGVGIAEAMKHVADEDYGDLSIEFGRIFKAVDSGAGLGEAVRNQMRATSSAGLRRTLSVLAMSIEQDTNVIDRLRSIADKESRSRRVELQAFVESLSAVSEQFLIISVLVPIIVVIMAVIDALVGGAGGAFGGNMPRMPPACTPILFLLAMLAIAGLIVRTRSQEPKI; translated from the coding sequence TTGGGGAACGTCGACGAAGAGCTGCTGTACGCTATCCGGGCGATGGAGGTGCTGTTGCAGTCGGGTGTCGGCATCGCAGAGGCGATGAAGCACGTTGCCGATGAAGACTACGGCGACCTTTCGATCGAGTTCGGGCGAATTTTCAAGGCAGTTGACAGCGGTGCTGGTCTGGGCGAGGCAGTGCGGAATCAGATGCGCGCTACCTCGTCGGCAGGGCTGCGGCGCACGCTCTCGGTGCTGGCGATGTCCATTGAGCAGGACACCAACGTTATCGACCGGTTGCGCTCGATTGCTGACAAGGAATCCCGCTCGCGCCGCGTCGAGCTGCAGGCGTTCGTTGAATCCCTCAGCGCGGTCTCCGAGCAGTTCCTGATAATATCGGTGCTGGTGCCGATTATCGTCGTGATTATGGCTGTGATTGACGCGCTGGTTGGCGGCGCTGGCGGGGCGTTTGGCGGTAATATGCCGCGGATGCCACCCGCCTGCACGCCCATCCTGTTCCTGCTGGCGATGCTGGCGATTGCAGGGCTGATTGTGCGCACCCGCTCGCAGGAGCCGAAGATATGA
- a CDS encoding MoaD/ThiS family protein: protein MRLTVKPFAQLRERLGTEALELELPAGATVAELLERLLAEHPALAPFRESLLLARGAEMLEPGSALAEGDTVALYPPFSGG, encoded by the coding sequence ATGCGACTCACTGTCAAACCATTTGCCCAGTTGCGCGAACGGCTCGGTACCGAAGCGCTCGAGCTGGAGCTGCCAGCGGGCGCCACCGTTGCGGAGCTGCTGGAGCGGCTGCTCGCCGAGCATCCCGCGCTGGCGCCCTTCCGCGAGAGCTTGCTGCTGGCGCGCGGCGCCGAAATGCTGGAGCCCGGCAGCGCGCTGGCCGAAGGCGACACGGTAGCGCTCTACCCCCCCTTCAGCGGCGGCTAG
- a CDS encoding aconitate hydratase, which yields MSDPGAVQQFYDSLAACHSAARKQLGRPLVLAEKTLFAHLAPGQELPQRGGSYVNLRPDRVAMQDATAQMALLQFALAGRERVAVPSTVHCDHLIQARSGCDSDLAAANDVNAEVYAFLKSASAKYGIGFWKPGAGIIHQIVLENYAFPGGFMIGTDSHTPNAGGLGMVAIGVGGADAMEVMAGLPFNIRWPQLIGVHLTGALSGWASPKDVILKVCETLTVKGGTGHIVEYFGPGCESISCTGKGTICNMGAEVGATTSLFPFDERMAEYLAATGRGELAQLAREHGAELRADPEIEATAEKIFDRVIEIDLSTLEPLIVGPHSPDLARAVSGLGAEARQAGWPLELNAALIGSCTNSSYEDMERAAAVARQATALGLRAKVPFYITPGSETIDRTIRRDGQMAALEAIGGTVLANACGPCIGQWRRDDISDGEVNSIVSSYNRNFSGRNDGNHATLSFLTSPEVVTAMALAGRLDFDPLRNELAGSDGKQVRLAPPTGSDLPAGGFKTSLRGFVAPPPDGSAVELEVDPASERLQLLEPFAPPAAGDLEGLLVLAKVEGKCTTDHISPAGPWLRYRGHLDHISGNTYIGASNTFTDERGMAVSSLTGEQAPLPEVARAYHTAKQGWVVVADTNYGEGSSREHAAMSPRFLGCRAIIARSFARIAEANLKKQGVLALTVEQPADWELVRADDRLSISGLNELAPDSRLTVAVAHADGTRDEFVCRHSLSEQQVEWFRAGSALNYLRQS from the coding sequence ATGTCTGACCCCGGTGCCGTGCAGCAATTCTACGACTCGCTGGCGGCTTGCCATTCTGCCGCGCGCAAGCAGCTGGGACGGCCGCTGGTGCTAGCCGAGAAAACCCTCTTTGCGCATCTTGCCCCGGGGCAGGAGCTACCGCAGCGTGGTGGGAGCTACGTCAACTTGCGGCCCGACCGCGTCGCTATGCAAGACGCCACGGCGCAGATGGCGCTGCTGCAATTCGCCCTCGCGGGGCGCGAACGGGTGGCGGTGCCGTCGACGGTGCATTGCGACCATCTTATCCAGGCGCGCAGCGGTTGCGATAGCGACCTTGCTGCGGCCAACGATGTGAACGCAGAAGTTTACGCGTTCCTGAAGTCCGCCTCCGCGAAATACGGTATAGGTTTCTGGAAGCCCGGTGCCGGCATTATTCATCAGATAGTCCTAGAGAACTACGCTTTCCCCGGCGGTTTCATGATTGGCACCGACTCTCACACACCTAACGCAGGCGGCTTGGGGATGGTCGCCATAGGCGTCGGCGGTGCCGACGCCATGGAAGTGATGGCGGGACTGCCCTTCAACATCCGCTGGCCGCAACTCATCGGCGTCCACCTGACCGGAGCACTCAGCGGCTGGGCTTCGCCCAAGGACGTTATCCTGAAAGTGTGCGAAACCCTGACGGTCAAAGGCGGCACTGGTCACATCGTCGAGTACTTCGGACCCGGCTGCGAGAGCATCTCCTGCACCGGCAAGGGGACTATCTGCAACATGGGTGCCGAAGTCGGCGCGACCACTTCACTCTTCCCGTTCGACGAACGCATGGCGGAATATCTCGCGGCGACCGGCCGCGGGGAACTAGCGCAGCTCGCCCGCGAGCACGGTGCGGAGCTGCGCGCCGACCCCGAAATCGAGGCGACGGCCGAAAAGATCTTCGACCGGGTAATCGAAATCGACCTCTCGACGCTCGAGCCACTCATCGTCGGCCCCCACTCCCCGGATTTGGCGCGTGCCGTCTCCGGGCTGGGCGCGGAAGCCCGCCAGGCGGGATGGCCTCTCGAGCTTAATGCGGCACTAATCGGTTCATGTACCAACAGCTCCTACGAGGATATGGAGCGCGCCGCCGCGGTCGCCCGCCAGGCGACCGCTCTGGGGCTGCGCGCGAAGGTGCCGTTCTACATCACTCCCGGCTCGGAGACGATTGACCGCACCATCCGGCGCGACGGGCAGATGGCGGCGCTGGAGGCGATTGGCGGCACCGTGCTGGCGAACGCCTGCGGCCCCTGCATCGGGCAGTGGCGGCGCGACGATATCTCCGACGGGGAGGTGAACTCGATAGTCTCATCCTACAACCGCAATTTCAGCGGTCGCAACGACGGTAACCATGCCACGCTCTCGTTCCTCACCAGTCCCGAGGTCGTGACCGCCATGGCTCTCGCCGGTCGGCTTGACTTCGACCCGCTACGCAACGAGCTTGCGGGTAGCGACGGCAAGCAAGTCCGGCTGGCGCCGCCGACCGGTAGCGACCTGCCCGCGGGCGGTTTCAAGACCAGCCTCCGGGGCTTTGTCGCACCGCCTCCCGACGGCTCCGCTGTCGAGCTCGAGGTGGACCCCGCCAGCGAGCGGTTACAGCTGCTCGAGCCATTTGCGCCGCCGGCCGCAGGCGATCTTGAGGGATTGCTGGTGCTGGCGAAGGTTGAGGGCAAGTGCACCACCGACCACATCTCGCCGGCAGGACCGTGGCTGCGCTACCGCGGCCACCTCGACCATATCTCGGGCAACACCTACATCGGCGCCAGCAACACCTTCACCGACGAGCGGGGCATGGCCGTCAGCAGCCTGACGGGCGAGCAGGCACCGCTGCCCGAGGTGGCGCGCGCCTACCATACTGCGAAGCAGGGGTGGGTCGTCGTTGCCGATACCAACTACGGCGAAGGCTCGTCGCGCGAGCACGCCGCGATGTCGCCCCGTTTCCTCGGCTGCCGCGCGATTATCGCACGCAGCTTCGCGCGCATCGCGGAAGCCAACCTGAAGAAACAGGGGGTACTGGCGCTCACCGTCGAGCAGCCGGCCGACTGGGAGCTGGTGCGGGCCGACGACCGGCTTAGCATCTCCGGCCTCAATGAACTGGCTCCCGACAGCCGGCTCACGGTCGCCGTCGCGCACGCTGACGGCACGCGCGATGAATTCGTCTGCCGCCACAGCCTCAGCGAGCAACAAGTGGAGTGGTTCCGTGCCGGCTCGGCGCTGAACTACCTGCGGCAGTCCTAG
- the moeB gene encoding molybdopterin-synthase adenylyltransferase MoeB — translation MLPDSELRRYARHLMLPGAGLEGQQRLKAARVLVVGMGGLGCPAAQYLAAAGVGRLTLVDDDRVELSNLQRQPLYTEVDIGQPKAEVAATRLRALNSAIRVEPLVERVTAANVLELARQHDLVLDGTDSLSARYLLADGCHLVRVPLVHAALRRFEGQVALFPSGGPCYRCLFPRPPPPEVVEDCATAGVLGAVPGLLGSLQALEALKWLLRIGPREARLLLLDGLAGTVQRVALAQRPDCPLCGESPTITVPTEEPLTCRPGELAPEELQAALEGPAPPLLVDLREPWERKLVLIPGEELHLPFKQLAQWQGELPRERELLLYCRTGIQSAMALRQLQQGGREARHLTGGIAAWLRETGQQERLY, via the coding sequence GTGCTCCCCGATTCCGAGCTGCGGCGCTACGCCCGTCACCTGATGCTGCCCGGCGCAGGGCTGGAAGGCCAGCAGCGGCTGAAGGCGGCGCGGGTGCTGGTGGTGGGAATGGGCGGACTGGGCTGCCCGGCCGCGCAATACCTGGCGGCTGCAGGTGTCGGCCGTCTGACGCTGGTTGACGACGACCGGGTGGAATTGAGTAACCTGCAGCGGCAGCCGCTCTACACCGAGGTCGACATAGGGCAGCCGAAGGCGGAGGTGGCGGCCACCCGGTTGCGCGCGCTGAATTCCGCCATCCGGGTCGAGCCGCTGGTAGAACGCGTCACGGCCGCCAACGTGCTGGAGCTGGCGCGACAGCACGACCTGGTGCTCGACGGCACCGACAGCCTGTCCGCGCGCTATTTGCTCGCCGACGGCTGCCATCTGGTGAGGGTCCCGCTGGTCCACGCGGCGCTACGCCGTTTCGAGGGGCAGGTGGCGCTCTTCCCTTCGGGGGGGCCGTGCTACCGCTGCCTGTTCCCGCGGCCGCCGCCACCGGAAGTGGTCGAGGACTGCGCCACGGCGGGAGTGCTGGGGGCGGTGCCGGGGCTACTGGGAAGCTTGCAGGCGCTTGAGGCACTGAAGTGGCTGCTGCGGATTGGCCCGCGCGAGGCGAGGCTGCTACTGCTCGATGGCCTGGCGGGGACGGTGCAGCGGGTGGCGCTGGCGCAGCGCCCCGACTGTCCGCTCTGCGGCGAATCGCCGACGATTACCGTGCCGACGGAGGAGCCGCTCACCTGCCGGCCGGGAGAGTTGGCGCCGGAGGAGTTGCAGGCGGCGCTGGAAGGTCCAGCGCCGCCGCTGCTAGTGGACCTGCGCGAGCCGTGGGAGCGGAAGCTGGTGCTCATCCCGGGCGAGGAGCTGCACCTACCCTTCAAGCAGCTCGCGCAGTGGCAAGGAGAACTGCCGCGCGAGCGGGAGTTGCTGCTCTACTGCCGCACCGGCATCCAGTCGGCGATGGCGCTGCGGCAGCTACAGCAAGGGGGCCGCGAAGCGCGCCACCTGACGGGCGGCATCGCGGCGTGGCTGCGGGAGACAGGTCAGCAGGAGCGACTCTACTGA
- a CDS encoding NAD(P)-binding protein has translation MRRIIGGGLSGLAAAVNFAKEGERVEVHEARREVGEQFHANYQVLLKERPDMPWADSTAPAYLKRWGLEPKFTYRDAQKFVCCTPTRDLTITMKQPLPLILRGGEGSLERGLAVEAEQEGVKFHYKSRPKPQAGDIVATGSYRTDMAAFGAYYENSDFPRDQFLYMHDEKYSPRGWYLYIIPMDDDTIKVMNCCSRSHTRKVRRLLYKAVEERKVLRDIIDGAKPTGTVGGQGGAEFPRSAVRDGAYYTGEAAGFQDPWRGFGMNYAIESGVLAQRALSNGGNYDQMWKAQFRNRKKADIARRGIFALLGNRAFEMAMRKVKDGDTVDWEKMNLQGWRKSLVYNSFYVLEMVKKGIWDRW, from the coding sequence ATGAGGCGCATAATCGGCGGCGGCCTTTCGGGGCTGGCGGCAGCCGTCAACTTCGCGAAAGAGGGCGAGCGGGTCGAAGTACACGAGGCGCGCCGCGAAGTGGGTGAGCAGTTCCACGCCAACTACCAGGTGCTGCTGAAGGAGCGGCCCGACATGCCGTGGGCCGATTCGACCGCGCCCGCCTACCTGAAGCGCTGGGGGCTAGAACCGAAATTCACTTACCGCGACGCGCAGAAGTTCGTCTGCTGCACACCGACACGCGACCTCACGATTACCATGAAGCAGCCACTGCCGCTCATCCTGCGCGGCGGGGAAGGCTCGCTCGAGCGCGGACTGGCGGTGGAGGCGGAACAGGAAGGCGTCAAGTTCCACTACAAGTCGCGGCCGAAGCCGCAGGCGGGCGACATCGTCGCCACCGGTTCCTACCGCACCGATATGGCCGCCTTCGGCGCCTACTACGAAAATTCGGATTTCCCGCGCGACCAGTTCCTCTACATGCACGACGAAAAATACTCACCCCGCGGCTGGTATCTCTACATCATCCCAATGGACGACGATACCATCAAAGTGATGAACTGCTGCTCGCGTTCGCACACCAGAAAAGTCCGACGACTGCTATATAAAGCGGTGGAGGAGCGCAAGGTGCTGCGCGACATCATCGACGGCGCGAAGCCGACCGGCACCGTCGGCGGTCAGGGTGGCGCCGAGTTCCCGCGCTCGGCAGTGCGCGACGGCGCCTACTACACGGGCGAGGCGGCTGGCTTCCAGGACCCGTGGCGCGGCTTCGGAATGAACTACGCCATCGAGTCGGGCGTGCTGGCGCAGCGTGCGCTCAGCAACGGCGGAAACTACGACCAGATGTGGAAGGCGCAGTTCCGGAACCGCAAGAAGGCGGACATCGCGCGGCGCGGTATCTTCGCGCTGCTCGGTAACCGCGCCTTCGAAATGGCGATGCGCAAGGTGAAAGATGGCGATACCGTCGACTGGGAGAAGATGAACCTGCAGGGCTGGCGCAAGTCGCTGGTCTACAATTCGTTCTACGTCCTCGAGATGGTCAAGAAAGGCATCTGGGACCGCTGGTGA
- the purM gene encoding phosphoribosylformylglycinamidine cyclo-ligase, producing MARTYAEAGVDIDASDRATAALVAQLGSATREGDGAPVKLENGFAGLVQLGNGALAVCTDGVGTKLMLARELGSLDTVGIDCVAMNVNDLICVGAEPLSFVDYVALEEPDAELMAQLGAGLAEGCRQANCTLSGGETAVVPELVRGFDLAGTAVGWVSHETIIDGSRVAVGDALIGLASSGPHSNGYTLIRRLFDGDPEIGAQLVAPTRIYVRSVLALLAAVEVHALAHITGGGLDNLSRMNPGFHYVVDNPLPVPPAFDWLQRKGDIASAEMYRTFNMGLGMVVAVATEDVDRALELLAREGETAQLIGHVAAGEGVAHAALD from the coding sequence ATGGCGCGCACGTACGCTGAGGCGGGGGTCGATATCGACGCTAGTGACCGCGCTACCGCCGCGCTGGTGGCGCAACTCGGCAGCGCGACGCGCGAGGGCGACGGCGCCCCCGTCAAGCTGGAGAACGGCTTTGCAGGGCTGGTGCAGCTCGGCAACGGGGCGCTGGCAGTCTGCACCGACGGGGTCGGCACCAAGCTGATGCTGGCGCGCGAGCTGGGCAGCCTCGACACGGTCGGCATCGACTGTGTAGCGATGAACGTTAACGACCTTATCTGCGTCGGCGCCGAACCGCTCTCGTTCGTTGACTACGTCGCGCTCGAGGAGCCTGACGCGGAGCTGATGGCGCAGCTCGGCGCCGGCCTCGCCGAGGGGTGCCGGCAGGCCAACTGCACGCTCTCGGGCGGTGAGACCGCGGTGGTGCCGGAACTGGTGCGCGGTTTCGACCTGGCGGGAACGGCAGTCGGCTGGGTTTCGCACGAGACGATTATCGACGGCTCGCGCGTTGCCGTCGGCGACGCGCTCATCGGCCTCGCCTCTTCCGGGCCGCACTCGAACGGCTACACGCTCATCCGGCGGCTGTTCGATGGCGACCCCGAAATCGGTGCGCAGTTGGTGGCGCCGACGCGCATCTACGTCCGTTCGGTGCTGGCGCTGCTGGCGGCGGTGGAAGTGCACGCGCTGGCGCACATTACCGGCGGGGGGCTCGACAACTTGTCACGCATGAATCCCGGCTTTCACTATGTCGTCGACAACCCGCTGCCGGTCCCCCCAGCTTTCGACTGGCTCCAGCGCAAGGGCGACATCGCTTCGGCAGAGATGTATCGCACTTTCAACATGGGGCTGGGGATGGTCGTCGCCGTCGCCACCGAGGACGTCGACCGGGCGCTGGAACTGCTCGCCCGCGAAGGCGAAACGGCGCAGCTGATCGGCCATGTCGCCGCCGGCGAGGGCGTCGCGCACGCCGCGCTTGACTAG
- a CDS encoding DUF1801 domain-containing protein: MSCKKVTTVDEYIKEAELLLRPLCERACDLLRSAAPGLREGIKWGAPNWSGNGNVCGLGAFSQHVDLFFFFGARLDDPRGLLEGTGKGMRHVKLFPGAEIDESGIRELTARAIALDAGSG, from the coding sequence ATGAGCTGCAAGAAAGTAACGACCGTCGACGAATATATAAAAGAAGCTGAGCTATTGCTGCGGCCGCTCTGCGAGCGCGCGTGCGACCTGCTGCGCTCCGCAGCACCCGGCTTGCGCGAAGGCATCAAGTGGGGTGCTCCCAACTGGTCCGGCAACGGCAACGTCTGTGGGCTGGGCGCCTTCAGCCAGCACGTGGACCTCTTCTTCTTCTTTGGCGCCCGACTGGATGACCCACGCGGACTGCTCGAAGGAACGGGAAAGGGAATGCGGCACGTCAAGCTCTTCCCGGGGGCGGAAATCGACGAGAGCGGTATCCGCGAGCTCACCGCGCGCGCGATCGCACTGGATGCGGGAAGCGGCTAG
- a CDS encoding type II secretion system F family protein — protein MSLHEMLDPFFAGIDGIPSAIGALVWTALGLWAVGSYIIYLPLKRLFAERTELENVWPEVLGELAENLRAGMGVESALDAVASARSDRMGEMLRQAVTEMHDTSFTEAMRDFAERSRSPMISRVVSILNVALVSSGSFSETLELLSEEFWEIYLLRKERIAKTKGTADFILWSGALICPALLGFIVAVFGSGTVGSFQLVIELGSLNQMLLLYVMVLGAAGVLMQSVILQTMRTALLRIPLYMLLANTTLLVALKLPAEFL, from the coding sequence ATGAGTCTGCACGAAATGCTGGACCCTTTCTTCGCTGGCATTGACGGGATTCCGTCAGCCATCGGGGCACTGGTCTGGACCGCGCTGGGTCTCTGGGCGGTCGGGAGCTACATCATTTATCTGCCGCTGAAGCGGCTCTTTGCCGAGCGTACCGAGCTCGAGAACGTTTGGCCCGAGGTGCTTGGGGAGCTGGCGGAGAACCTGCGCGCCGGGATGGGAGTTGAGTCGGCGCTTGACGCAGTTGCCAGCGCCCGCAGCGACCGCATGGGCGAGATGCTGCGGCAGGCGGTCACGGAGATGCATGACACTTCATTCACCGAGGCGATGCGGGACTTCGCAGAGCGCAGCCGTTCGCCGATGATTTCGCGCGTCGTGAGTATCCTCAACGTGGCGCTGGTCTCCTCGGGCAGCTTCTCGGAGACGCTCGAACTGCTCTCGGAGGAGTTCTGGGAAATATACCTGCTGCGCAAAGAACGCATCGCCAAGACCAAGGGCACTGCAGATTTCATCCTCTGGTCGGGCGCGCTCATCTGTCCTGCGCTGCTCGGCTTCATCGTCGCCGTCTTTGGCTCCGGGACCGTCGGTAGCTTCCAGCTTGTAATCGAACTCGGGAGCCTGAACCAGATGCTGTTGCTCTACGTAATGGTGCTCGGCGCCGCGGGAGTCCTGATGCAGTCGGTCATCCTGCAGACGATGCGCACCGCGCTGCTGCGCATCCCGCTCTACATGCTGCTTGCCAACACCACGCTTTTAGTAGCGCTGAAGCTGCCGGCAGAGTTCCTATGA